Below is a window of Drosophila willistoni isolate 14030-0811.24 chromosome XR unlocalized genomic scaffold, UCI_dwil_1.1 Seg144, whole genome shotgun sequence DNA.
ATTGGTGGTTTGAATTTTACATGGAGTAAGTTTGATGTGCAGCTTCAATGTGGCATAGATATTTTCTTTGTGTGGGCCCGATAGCTTCTTCATCTTCAATCCATGGGTCAAATGAACAGGAACTGCCCAATCCACAAGATAACTGAATTGAGGCTGCCTTTCCAGCTCATTGGGATAGATAATCAGACGATGCTTATATTGATCGGATCTGTCTAATGATTCGATATACATGGAGTTATAGAATTTGGTCCACCACGTGAACTGACTATCATCTATTTGCTGGGGATCCTGAGGTAAATCATCCTCGAATCGGAGAGCACGTCGATTGGCATAGGCAGCTGGACGCAAGCCAAGAGCTAACAGAAGGCGCATCCAGCAGTTTTTTACCTTGGTAGGTGATGCATCTTCTTCATTCTCCTCCCCATCGTCTACATCAGTCgaatcatcatcgtcgtcttCGTTGCTGTCTGAATCCAAACTCAAAGTGGTGGTCGTATCAATTGAATCTCGATCTACATCTTCATCCTTATTatcatcgtcgtcgttgttgtcgttgttgtcgtctTCGTCGTTTATCTCCTTTTTCCGTACACACATTGTGATCTTGTTCTTAAGTAGAAAACTGGTTAAATTTGGTATTAAAGCAACACCCACAGTGGATTCATGACCAAAGCCAGAGAGTATAACATCAGCTGCTATCATGGCTGGCCAATATTCCTGCTGATCGGGTAAACTCTGCAAATGGAGAATAACAAATCAGCATCGCATAAAGCCATCAAGATGAATTGAAGGAACCCCACATTACCCACCACAACACCGCAAGCATAGGACGCAATGAAATTGATGCTGTTTTTTGTGGTAGCCCCAGATAGACCACTCATTAGGacgagatcacccatcatgaCTTTGGCACGTCGCTTGCCAGCCGAACCCAAACTCGTTTTGCCATAGCTACGAAATCCCACGAAAATTACCTCCAACCTGAAAACGAAACCAAATTCATATACATAGGTAAATCAAGATTCATTCAGGTCTTACGCAAAGTATAGCATATTGGGTCGTATAGCTGCTGGTATGCCAGTGGCTAAAATAACATCCTTTTCCTCTGGCTTTTGATGAACAAGCTCAATCAATTCGACAGACATTAGAACCTCGGCCCATACGATACCTTTTAGGGCCACTGGCAGCCATTTCAAAGGCGGCGGTGTGATGTGTTTCAATCGCTGAAACTTTTGTACGGGACTTCGTGTCCAGCAGAGGCCAGCTGCAGCTTCCTCCCGTTCCGTATTCCTGACATGATCCTCGGCACTTATCACACTCGCCGTAATATAACCCTTCGCCACATGATCGTCGTTCGATGTTCGCTCTGTATTTCGATACTCCATCGAGAACACGGGCGGATTTTGCAAATACCAACCGATGCTGCCCGGCAAAGTCAATCCCTTGAGGGTGGTCACTGCATTCCAAATGGGCGAATGTGTGCCAGGCGATGTATACGTTTCGGCAACCTGCTCTCCAAAGAGTGTTCTCAAGTATCCATCacagaaattgtttttgtcGGCAGTTGGCCGAACTTTGGCCTGATGCACATAGACTTGGCAACGGAAACGGGTTTGCCGCACCTTTGGTTGCCAGGCCACGGGCTCCTCTTTTGTCAATGTCCATTCGGATGCTATGCTGGACAAGAATTCTTTGCGCTCCCGCTCGATAACAATCGATATACAGCCAAGTATAATGGCTGCATTGCAGCCACAATTCGCACAACTGTGATTACAGGCAACACTCCTGAACACGAAACTCTTGACCTTCCAGCATTGACTGCTGGCCAAAGGACTCTGCTTCTTGGGATGGGGCTTCAGAAAATGCTTGGCATTGAGGCGACAGACACCAACTTCCTTGCCGGCAGCACTTAGGGTCAGAATGAGTTCGGGCCATTCATCTTGGACACGCAGCGTATTGATTAGTGAATTGACCTCGCCAATTAAACGTTGCAATTCCAGCACAACATCCGACACCGATTCATCCAAACTAACTTCTCGGAAGCAACAACGAAGAGTGTGTCTGAGTTCGCGTAGCTCCTGCGACAACTTGGTGAAATAGTTCAAGAGATAAAGCTGTCGATTGATGTCCCAGGTGGTACGTTGGGTATCCGCATCGATTTCAAAACGATGAGAACTGATGCCCTCTTTGATTTTATTCAATACATCCGTTATAATCGACTTGAGACACTTGGCCTGACTTTCGTACTGATGTGTGAACTTTAGTTGAAACACTTTGAATGTTTCCACCTCGGCACTCTGAGAAAAAGCACTGTGAAATTCTGTTGACGAGTTTTGAGGGGTTAACTTACCATATAATTAACCAGATCAGTCATAAAATAATCGCTATCGTATTTAGAACGATGATTCGGCAATCGCACGCGAAATAAGCAAGACGGATAGGGAGCCTCCTGACGAAAGTATTTCGTATGAATCGTGGTGTGAAATTTACCCATTGGCGTCTTTAATTGACCCTCCACAATATTTGAAGTGTGCTCAGCAAGACTAACAgataatttataattattggCATTGGTGTGAATGTGATCGCCCATGAGGGGTAAAAACTCTATCAAAAATATGTCATCCCGCCAATATCGTGACTCATCGAGACCGGCTATACTCTGGGTAATCAGAACATGCGAAGGTTGCTCCTCAGCCATAAATTCGGAACGTAAATCCATTAGCAGACGTCCAATATAGTTTAAAGGGTTTACGGGATCATAGAAATGCAAATAGGTGGGACCCAAAGAAGGTTTAGCTAGACGAAAGAGTTGACTCAAGATacacgctctctctctctttctctctctgcctATCTCTTACGCTTACCATTCAAGGCAATCTCCTCGAAGGATATTTCATAATCGGCAACACATTTCCATTGCATATGCTCGTGGGCAAAGATTAGAATAAGAAAACGTTGCGACAATGAGGGA
It encodes the following:
- the LOC6638750 gene encoding uncharacterized protein LOC6638750 isoform X4, producing MDKMTKSTKTFTNSENPFFNEYFVFEFHCTLTELLRLTILFELKKSMTYKKNLIVGELLVDLHSVWNQPYHSYFKKWGRLETPIGAKGEGVSVLESHGHLQIDLAIVSQHNVFLSAIKPDDAEELKKPLVEPDYEDIESNLLQHSSSLMPSNIRYFIGLYRGYFRKKGNYMIQVSFAGFNGKTQVAKQTTTPIWNHELTFAWMYPSLSQRFLILIFAHEHMQWKCVADYEISFEEIALNAKPSLGPTYLHFYDPVNPLNYIGRLLMDLRSEFMAEEQPSHVLITQSIAGLDESRYWRDDIFLIEFLPLMGDHIHTNANNYKLSVSLAEHTSNIVEGQLKTPMGKFHTTIHTKYFRQEAPYPSCLFRVRLPNHRSKYDSDYFMTDLVNYMSAEVETFKVFQLKFTHQYESQAKCLKSIITDVLNKIKEGISSHRFEIDADTQRTTWDINRQLYLLNYFTKLSQELRELRHTLRCCFREVSLDESVSDVVLELQRLIGEVNSLINTLRVQDEWPELILTLSAAGKEVGVCRLNAKHFLKPHPKKQSPLASSQCWKVKSFVFRSVACNHSCANCGCNAAIILGCISIVIERERKEFLSSIASEWTLTKEEPVAWQPKVRQTRFRCQVYVHQAKVRPTADKNNFCDGYLRTLFGEQVAETYTSPGTHSPIWNAVTTLKGLTLPGSIGWYLQNPPVFSMEYRNTERTSNDDHVAKGYITASVISAEDHVRNTEREEAAAGLCWTRSPVQKFQRLKHITPPPLKWLPVALKGIVWAEVLMSVELIELVHQKPEEKDVILATGIPAAIRPNMLYFALEVIFVGFRSYGKTSLGSAGKRRAKVMMGDLVLMSGLSGATTKNSINFIASYACGVVVEFTRSAGILASHDSS
- the LOC6638750 gene encoding otoferlin isoform X3, with translation MDKMTKSTKTFTNSENPFFNEYFVFEFHCTLTELLRLTILFELKKSMTYKKNLIVGELLVDLHSVWNQPYHSYFKKWGRLETPIGAKGEGVSVLESHGHLQIDLAIVSQHNVFLSAIKPDDAEELKKPLVEPDYEDIESNLLQHSSSLMPSNIRYFIGLYRGYFRKKGNYMIQVSFAGFNGKTQVAKQTTTPIWNHELTFAWMYPSLSQRFLILIFAHEHMQWKCVADYEISFEEIALNAKPSLGPTYLHFYDPVNPLNYIGRLLMDLRSEFMAEEQPSHVLITQSIAGLDESRYWRDDIFLIEFLPLMGDHIHTNANNYKLSVSLAEHTSNIVEGQLKTPMGKFHTTIHTKYFRQEAPYPSCLFRVRLPNHRSKYDSDYFMTDLVNYMSAEVETFKVFQLKFTHQYESQAKCLKSIITDVLNKIKEGISSHRFEIDADTQRTTWDINRQLYLLNYFTKLSQELRELRHTLRCCFREVSLDESVSDVVLELQRLIGEVNSLINTLRVQDEWPELILTLSAAGKEVGVCRLNAKHFLKPHPKKQSPLASSQCWKVKSFVFRSVACNHSCANCGCNAAIILGCISIVIERERKEFLSSIASEWTLTKEEPVAWQPKVRQTRFRCQVYVHQAKVRPTADKNNFCDGYLRTLFGEQVAETYTSPGTHSPIWNAVTTLKGLTLPGSIGWYLQNPPVFSMEYRNTERTSNDDHVAKGYITASVISAEDHVRNTEREEAAAGLCWTRSPVQKFQRLKHITPPPLKWLPVALKGIVWAEVLMSVELIELVHQKPEEKDVILATGIPAAIRPNMLYFALEVIFVGFRSYGKTSLGSAGKRRAKVMMGDLVLMSGLSGATTKNSINFIASYACGVVSLPDQQEYWPAMIAADVILSGFGHESTVGVALIPNLTSFLLKNKITMCVRKKEINDEDDNNDNNDDDDNKDEDVDRDSIDTTTTLSLDSDSNEDDDDDSTDVDDGEENEEDASPTKVKNCWMRLLLALGLRPAAYANRRALRFEDDLPQDPQQIDDSQFTWWTKFYNSMYIESLDRSDQYKHRLIIYPNELERQPQFSYLVDWAVPVHLTHGLKMKKLSGPHKENIYATLKLHIKLTPCKIQTTNNRIGGGGGGDGGGDGGGDGGGDGDGANKLRPLPTTLGPRYQKMIKSLAEAVKVMVRIYVVQGLQLRPRDRNQNSDCFVKLTLGAKTVSDSANYIANQSNPIFGRFFELEATLPGDHMLQIVVYDHDKLRDDIIGHTRIDLEDRWRSKHRATVGIAHEFSRQGYNLWHDIRLPSEILLELCQQRGIQAPYFYGKVIEVDGMLFGDETIICKSE
- the LOC6638750 gene encoding otoferlin isoform X1 encodes the protein MENCFAGAPQEFLVCITVHKASNVGVPSGDLYVKVSMDKMTKSTKTFTNSENPFFNEYFVFEFHCTLTELLRLTILFELKKSMTYKKNLIVGELLVDLHSVWNQPYHSYFKKWGRLETPIGAKGEGVSVLESHGHLQIDLAIVSQHNVFLSAIKPDDAEELKKPLVEPDYEDIESNLLQHSSSLMPSNIRYFIGLYRGYFRKKGNYMIQVSFAGFNGKTQVAKQTTTPIWNHELTFAWMYPSLSQRFLILIFAHEHMQWKCVADYEISFEEIALNAKPSLGPTYLHFYDPVNPLNYIGRLLMDLRSEFMAEEQPSHVLITQSIAGLDESRYWRDDIFLIEFLPLMGDHIHTNANNYKLSVSLAEHTSNIVEGQLKTPMGKFHTTIHTKYFRQEAPYPSCLFRVRLPNHRSKYDSDYFMTDLVNYMSAEVETFKVFQLKFTHQYESQAKCLKSIITDVLNKIKEGISSHRFEIDADTQRTTWDINRQLYLLNYFTKLSQELRELRHTLRCCFREVSLDESVSDVVLELQRLIGEVNSLINTLRVQDEWPELILTLSAAGKEVGVCRLNAKHFLKPHPKKQSPLASSQCWKVKSFVFRSVACNHSCANCGCNAAIILGCISIVIERERKEFLSSIASEWTLTKEEPVAWQPKVRQTRFRCQVYVHQAKVRPTADKNNFCDGYLRTLFGEQVAETYTSPGTHSPIWNAVTTLKGLTLPGSIGWYLQNPPVFSMEYRNTERTSNDDHVAKGYITASVISAEDHVRNTEREEAAAGLCWTRSPVQKFQRLKHITPPPLKWLPVALKGIVWAEVLMSVELIELVHQKPEEKDVILATGIPAAIRPNMLYFALEVIFVGFRSYGKTSLGSAGKRRAKVMMGDLVLMSGLSGATTKNSINFIASYACGVVSLPDQQEYWPAMIAADVILSGFGHESTVGVALIPNLTSFLLKNKITMCVRKKEINDEDDNNDNNDDDDNKDEDVDRDSIDTTTTLSLDSDSNEDDDDDSTDVDDGEENEEDASPTKVKNCWMRLLLALGLRPAAYANRRALRFEDDLPQDPQQIDDSQFTWWTKFYNSMYIESLDRSDQYKHRLIIYPNELERQPQFSYLVDWAVPVHLTHGLKMKKLSGPHKENIYATLKLHIKLTPCKIQTTNNRIGGGGGGDGGGDGGGDGGGDGDGANKLRPLPTTLGPRYQKMIKSLAEAVKVMVRIYVVQGLQLRPRDRNQNSDCFVKLTLGAKTVSDSANYIANQSNPIFGRFFELEATLPGDHMLQIVVYDHDKLRDDIIGHTRIDLEDRWRSKHRATVGIAHEFSRQGYNLWHDIRLPSEILLELCQQRGIQAPYFYGKVIEVDGMLFGDETIICKSEELQERLSLTVLKNLDKLPSFGYNLVPEHVETRSLYRDEHPNLEQGKLQLWIELYESNMYMPQPVDIAPIPPTGYEVRVVVKNLSGIQLGDRNVFGKLMSDIYVIGWCQDAKRQQSTDIHYRSFAGDAAFNWRMIFPMKYSANEDMMVIRRNSGLEEFEIKRPPIIYLQVWDKDLMSKDDYLGALELNLSNMPMPYATERQCRPYPIKRKRLNLFTQKAIKGWFPLKSRTQPQPGLPLSPMKGKCQLDIEICSEVEAANSPAGLGHDPPLALEKPYRPDTTFNPLTHPFKSFKHILWPVIRKYVLWTALIVIIVMGLIFFVSNIPGKLMSSMPLK
- the LOC6638750 gene encoding otoferlin isoform X2, which encodes MDKMTKSTKTFTNSENPFFNEYFVFEFHCTLTELLRLTILFELKKSMTYKKNLIVGELLVDLHSVWNQPYHSYFKKWGRLETPIGAKGEGVSVLESHGHLQIDLAIVSQHNVFLSAIKPDDAEELKKPLVEPDYEDIESNLLQHSSSLMPSNIRYFIGLYRGYFRKKGNYMIQVSFAGFNGKTQVAKQTTTPIWNHELTFAWMYPSLSQRFLILIFAHEHMQWKCVADYEISFEEIALNAKPSLGPTYLHFYDPVNPLNYIGRLLMDLRSEFMAEEQPSHVLITQSIAGLDESRYWRDDIFLIEFLPLMGDHIHTNANNYKLSVSLAEHTSNIVEGQLKTPMGKFHTTIHTKYFRQEAPYPSCLFRVRLPNHRSKYDSDYFMTDLVNYMSAEVETFKVFQLKFTHQYESQAKCLKSIITDVLNKIKEGISSHRFEIDADTQRTTWDINRQLYLLNYFTKLSQELRELRHTLRCCFREVSLDESVSDVVLELQRLIGEVNSLINTLRVQDEWPELILTLSAAGKEVGVCRLNAKHFLKPHPKKQSPLASSQCWKVKSFVFRSVACNHSCANCGCNAAIILGCISIVIERERKEFLSSIASEWTLTKEEPVAWQPKVRQTRFRCQVYVHQAKVRPTADKNNFCDGYLRTLFGEQVAETYTSPGTHSPIWNAVTTLKGLTLPGSIGWYLQNPPVFSMEYRNTERTSNDDHVAKGYITASVISAEDHVRNTEREEAAAGLCWTRSPVQKFQRLKHITPPPLKWLPVALKGIVWAEVLMSVELIELVHQKPEEKDVILATGIPAAIRPNMLYFALEVIFVGFRSYGKTSLGSAGKRRAKVMMGDLVLMSGLSGATTKNSINFIASYACGVVSLPDQQEYWPAMIAADVILSGFGHESTVGVALIPNLTSFLLKNKITMCVRKKEINDEDDNNDNNDDDDNKDEDVDRDSIDTTTTLSLDSDSNEDDDDDSTDVDDGEENEEDASPTKVKNCWMRLLLALGLRPAAYANRRALRFEDDLPQDPQQIDDSQFTWWTKFYNSMYIESLDRSDQYKHRLIIYPNELERQPQFSYLVDWAVPVHLTHGLKMKKLSGPHKENIYATLKLHIKLTPCKIQTTNNRIGGGGGGDGGGDGGGDGGGDGDGANKLRPLPTTLGPRYQKMIKSLAEAVKVMVRIYVVQGLQLRPRDRNQNSDCFVKLTLGAKTVSDSANYIANQSNPIFGRFFELEATLPGDHMLQIVVYDHDKLRDDIIGHTRIDLEDRWRSKHRATVGIAHEFSRQGYNLWHDIRLPSEILLELCQQRGIQAPYFYGKVIEVDGMLFGDETIICKSEELQERLSLTVLKNLDKLPSFGYNLVPEHVETRSLYRDEHPNLEQGKLQLWIELYESNMYMPQPVDIAPIPPTGYEVRVVVKNLSGIQLGDRNVFGKLMSDIYVIGWCQDAKRQQSTDIHYRSFAGDAAFNWRMIFPMKYSANEDMMVIRRNSGLEEFEIKRPPIIYLQVWDKDLMSKDDYLGALELNLSNMPMPYATERQCRPYPIKRKRLNLFTQKAIKGWFPLKSRTQPQPGLPLSPMKGKCQLDIEICSEVEAANSPAGLGHDPPLALEKP